The following is a genomic window from Hymenobacter monticola.
TGCCGCCCGGCGCCCCAATCGACGAAGCTCCGCCCTACGCCGAGCTGTGCATCCTGCTGCCCAGCACCTGGAACATCCCGCAGGATTCGGCCGAAGTAGCCGAGGCTTTTGAGGATGAAAACGTGTACTGGCCCATCCGCTGGCTGAAAATGCTGGCCCGCCTGCCGCACGAGTACGGCACCTGGCTGGGCTTCGGCCACACCATCCCCAACGGCGAAGACGCCGCGCCCTTCTCCGACGAAACCGAGCTGGGCTGCATGCTCCTGCTCACGGCCCTGAGCCTGCCCGAAGAATTTCAGACGCTGGAAATCAGCCCCGAAAAGACGGTGCAGTTCTACACCCTCTACCCCATTTACCGCGAAGAAATGGACCTGAAAATGGAGCAGGGCGCCGATGCCCTCATCGACCGCTTTGAGGAGTATAACATCGGCGACGTGCTGGACCTGACCCGGCTGAACACGGCGCTCTAGCGGCTTGCAGTGCACAACAACGTTTGGCTCACATCCACCCACCATTCCTCATGTCTGATTCTTCCACTGTCACCATTGCCCTCAGCAAGCGCAAGCTGACTTACTCGCTGATTGGAGCGTTGGTTTTTATGGCGTTGGGCCTGTGGTTCAGCGTGCGGCCTAATGACTGGCTGGGTAACCCCTTTCTGCACACGCCGGCTTGGATACGGGCCTTTGGCCTGCTGGCGCTGGTGTTTTTCGGCATCCTGGCGTTTTTTGTCCTTAAGAAAATGCGCGACCCGAACCCCGGACTGGTGGTCACGGCCGAAGGACTGGTTGACAATGCCAGCGGCCTGGTGGGCGGGCTCATTCCCTGGGCCGACGTAGCGGGCATCCGCGAGCTGGAGATAATGCGGCAGAAGATGGTGATGGTGATGCTGCGCGACCCCGAAGCGTACATCAGCCGGCAGCCCAATTCCTTCAAACGCCAGCTGATGAACACCAATTTCAAATCATACGGCTCGCCCATAAACATATCGGCTAACGCATTGGAGTACTCGTACCCGGAACTGCTCAAGCTGCTCATTACCCGACTCACAATGCACCAGTCGGGCAAGTAAACGCCGAGGCCGAAACTAAAAGCGGCCGAAGCTACGGGAGCTTCGGCCGCTTTTAGTTTCGGCCTCCTCCATCCAGATGCTTCGGATTCCACCGCCA
Proteins encoded in this region:
- a CDS encoding STM3941 family protein, whose protein sequence is MSDSSTVTIALSKRKLTYSLIGALVFMALGLWFSVRPNDWLGNPFLHTPAWIRAFGLLALVFFGILAFFVLKKMRDPNPGLVVTAEGLVDNASGLVGGLIPWADVAGIRELEIMRQKMVMVMLRDPEAYISRQPNSFKRQLMNTNFKSYGSPINISANALEYSYPELLKLLITRLTMHQSGK
- a CDS encoding suppressor of fused domain protein; the encoded protein is MPDTPHSPTRPDQDEPELTPSGAPIYRHEEAAPFELADGDETTIAAISDHIERHLGPVSGVYHEILSDKVHLDVHVVPPSADFPFYTLVTSGMSDRPMAVPPGAPIDEAPPYAELCILLPSTWNIPQDSAEVAEAFEDENVYWPIRWLKMLARLPHEYGTWLGFGHTIPNGEDAAPFSDETELGCMLLLTALSLPEEFQTLEISPEKTVQFYTLYPIYREEMDLKMEQGADALIDRFEEYNIGDVLDLTRLNTAL